The following proteins come from a genomic window of Nitrospira sp.:
- a CDS encoding Osmosensitive K+ channel histidine kinase KdpD — MDTQRPDPDALLKRVQADEARRVEGKLKIFFGANPGVGKTYAMLEAAHQQRHDGVDIVIGVVETHGRVETQALVNGLEVVPRRAVEYRGTALQEFDLDAALARCPTIILIDELAHSNAPGLRHAKRWQDVLELLKAGITVYTTVNVQHLESLNDVVAQITGVRVRETVPDSVLERADDVELIDLPPDDLLQRLKDGKVYVPEQIRDAIQNFFSKGNLIALRELALRRTAERVDQQMEVYRRDHAVVRTWPAAETIMVCVNMKSRGPRLIRAARQMAADLHAKWIAVYVQLPRHLGLSQSERDRLLHTLRLAEQLGAETVTLTGENVAQEILSYARSRNATKIIVGKPLRSLWKEWLFGSVVSDLVHQSGEIDIYVITGAAGEGQPLVRRTLRSTGDSSGYAYAFAGVLIATAVDWLMFPYFATANLIMMYLIAVVAVAIGWGRGPSVAASVLSVATFDFFFAPPYFSFAVSDIQYLLTFGVMLAVALVISNFAVRLQRQAELARYRERRTGVLYAMSRDLATHRGTGMLAQLAVKHLRDAFDAQVAVFLADADKRVQLQRGELLFFELDPKEAGVAQWVFDHNERAGLGTDTLPGASALYLPLVGSSGAIGVVAVRPQDPGLLLDPEQLHLLESLVNQVALAIERTRLSDEAQQAHVRAKTERMRNAVLSSVSHDLRTPLATISGAASSLAEDELNAADRKDLARSICREADRLDRLLKNLLDMMRIEAGAVQLSREWHPIDEVVGAALARLEGRLRNHTVNTSFPADLPLIFVDGVLLEQVVINLVENAVKYTPPGSTIDLSASAGDHQVIVEVADRGVGIPSGEESRIFDKFYRGKTAREGGVGLGLTICRGIVEAHGGRIWAENRSGGGAIFRFTIPLPEKQPVLEMEQAEVR, encoded by the coding sequence ATGGATACGCAACGCCCGGATCCCGACGCGCTGCTTAAACGTGTACAGGCCGACGAAGCCCGTCGGGTAGAAGGAAAACTGAAGATCTTTTTCGGCGCCAATCCCGGCGTAGGGAAAACCTATGCGATGTTGGAAGCCGCGCACCAGCAGCGGCACGACGGGGTGGATATCGTCATCGGTGTCGTGGAGACGCATGGTCGCGTGGAAACCCAGGCTTTGGTGAATGGGCTGGAGGTGGTCCCGCGCCGCGCGGTCGAGTATCGTGGTACAGCGCTGCAGGAATTCGATCTCGATGCGGCTCTCGCGCGATGTCCCACCATCATCCTCATCGACGAACTTGCACACAGCAACGCGCCGGGTCTGCGCCATGCCAAACGATGGCAGGATGTCTTGGAATTATTGAAAGCCGGCATCACGGTGTACACCACAGTGAATGTACAGCACTTAGAAAGCTTGAACGATGTGGTCGCACAGATTACCGGCGTGCGGGTGCGTGAGACCGTCCCAGACTCCGTACTTGAACGCGCGGATGATGTGGAACTGATCGACTTACCGCCTGACGACCTGCTTCAACGGCTCAAAGACGGAAAGGTGTATGTCCCGGAACAGATCCGGGATGCGATTCAAAATTTCTTTTCTAAAGGAAATCTGATTGCGCTTCGAGAACTCGCTTTGCGCCGTACGGCCGAGCGGGTCGACCAGCAGATGGAGGTCTATCGACGCGACCATGCGGTCGTGCGAACCTGGCCGGCGGCGGAAACCATCATGGTGTGCGTCAATATGAAGTCACGCGGTCCGCGCCTGATCAGGGCTGCGCGCCAAATGGCGGCTGACCTTCATGCCAAATGGATCGCGGTCTATGTGCAGCTTCCTCGGCATCTTGGCTTGTCGCAATCCGAACGGGATCGCCTTCTACATACCCTGCGGCTGGCGGAGCAACTGGGGGCCGAAACGGTCACGTTAACCGGCGAGAACGTTGCCCAAGAGATTCTGAGCTATGCACGGAGCCGTAACGCCACCAAGATTATCGTCGGAAAGCCGCTCAGATCTCTCTGGAAAGAATGGCTGTTCGGGTCGGTCGTCTCGGACCTCGTCCACCAAAGCGGGGAGATCGATATCTACGTCATTACAGGAGCGGCCGGTGAGGGGCAACCGCTGGTGCGCCGCACTCTCCGAAGCACCGGCGATTCCTCAGGATATGCCTACGCCTTCGCAGGAGTGTTGATTGCGACGGCGGTCGATTGGCTGATGTTTCCCTACTTCGCGACAGCGAATTTGATCATGATGTATTTGATCGCCGTCGTCGCCGTTGCGATCGGCTGGGGACGCGGACCATCGGTCGCGGCTTCCGTCCTGAGCGTGGCGACGTTCGATTTCTTTTTCGCCCCGCCGTATTTTTCCTTTGCCGTCTCCGATATCCAATATCTATTGACCTTCGGCGTGATGCTGGCGGTGGCTTTGGTCATCAGCAACTTCGCCGTGCGGCTCCAACGGCAAGCCGAGCTGGCGCGCTACCGAGAAAGACGCACGGGAGTGCTTTATGCCATGAGTCGAGATCTCGCCACCCATCGCGGAACCGGCATGCTGGCGCAACTCGCAGTCAAGCATCTCCGTGATGCGTTTGACGCTCAAGTTGCCGTCTTCCTGGCGGATGCGGACAAACGAGTGCAGCTGCAACGCGGGGAACTCCTGTTTTTTGAGTTGGACCCAAAGGAGGCTGGGGTGGCTCAATGGGTGTTCGACCACAATGAGCGAGCCGGGCTCGGGACCGATACGCTGCCGGGAGCCAGTGCGCTGTACCTGCCCTTGGTCGGATCATCCGGAGCGATCGGGGTTGTCGCAGTCCGGCCACAAGACCCAGGACTCTTACTTGACCCCGAGCAACTTCACTTGCTCGAATCTCTGGTGAATCAGGTGGCCTTGGCGATCGAACGGACTCGTTTATCCGATGAAGCGCAACAGGCCCATGTGCGGGCGAAAACAGAGCGCATGCGGAATGCTGTTCTCAGTTCGGTGTCTCATGACCTGCGAACGCCGCTCGCTACCATTAGCGGCGCCGCCAGCAGTTTGGCGGAAGACGAGCTGAATGCCGCTGACCGGAAGGATCTCGCTCGATCCATCTGTCGAGAGGCTGATCGTCTGGACCGTTTGCTAAAGAACCTGCTCGACATGATGCGCATTGAGGCAGGGGCGGTGCAGCTCAGCAGAGAGTGGCATCCAATAGATGAGGTCGTGGGTGCGGCACTCGCTAGATTGGAGGGACGATTGCGCAACCATACCGTCAATACGAGTTTTCCGGCTGATCTGCCGCTGATATTTGTCGACGGAGTGCTCTTGGAACAGGTCGTGATTAATCTTGTGGAGAACGCTGTAAAATATACACCGCCGGGAAGCACGATTGATCTGTCTGCGTCGGCCGGCGATCACCAAGTCATCGTCGAGGTTGCCGATCGTGGAGTGGGAATCCCTTCCGGGGAGGAATCCCGTATCTTCGATAAGTTCTATCGCGGCAAAACTGCACGAGAAGGGGGAGTCGGCCTCGGGTTGACGATTTGTCGCGGTATCGTGGAGGCGCATGGCGGCCGCATTTGGGCGGAGAACCGGTCGGGAGGCGGTGCCATATTTCGGTTCACCATTCCGTTACCGGAGAAGCAGCCGGTCCTCGAAATGGAGCAAGCGGAGGTTCGGTGA
- a CDS encoding potassium-transporting ATPase C chain — protein MKDHIRPALTLLLLLTVLTGLIYPLAITGLAQVFFSDQANGSLIMREGKVMGSKLIGQYFDKPEYFWGRPSATAPYPYNAAASGGSNLGPTNPALIEAVKARVAALRAPDPGNDSPIPVDLVTASGSGLDPHISPAAALYQVKRVARARGLDETIVQKLIAEHTEERPFGLLGERRVNVLQLNLALDSLIH, from the coding sequence ATGAAAGACCACATAAGACCCGCCCTGACCCTGCTGCTGCTTCTGACTGTCTTGACTGGCCTGATCTATCCGCTGGCGATCACAGGGCTTGCCCAAGTGTTTTTCTCGGACCAGGCGAACGGCAGCCTGATCATGCGCGAAGGCAAGGTGATGGGGTCCAAGTTGATTGGGCAGTACTTTGACAAACCGGAGTATTTCTGGGGCCGTCCATCGGCGACTGCGCCGTATCCCTACAACGCCGCTGCGTCGGGAGGGTCGAACCTCGGTCCTACCAACCCGGCGCTTATCGAAGCAGTCAAAGCGAGAGTGGCCGCCTTGCGAGCCCCAGATCCGGGCAACGACTCGCCTATACCGGTCGACCTCGTGACTGCTTCAGGAAGCGGGCTGGACCCCCATATCAGTCCGGCTGCCGCTCTGTACCAAGTCAAGCGAGTAGCCCGTGCGCGAGGCCTGGATGAGACCATCGTGCAGAAGCTGATCGCCGAGCATACAGAAGAACGCCCATTCGGATTACTGGGAGAACGGAGAGTCAATGTTCTGCAATTAAATCTGGCACTCGATTCGTTGATTCACTAA
- a CDS encoding potassium-transporting ATPase B chain: protein MSMPTKAHKSQSLFDTAVVRLAWREAFVKLGPRHQVKNPVMFVVWIGSILATLLFLQGIAGAGEAPTWFIFAIALWLWFTILFANFAEAMAEGRGKAQADSLRRARRELTAKRLGAVNPGSEHYAVWNRQFQRRDTFSVVSANQLKQGDVFLVEAGDFIPADGEIIEGVASVNESAITGESAPVIRESGGDRSAVTGGTKILSDWLIVRVTASPGESFLDRMIAMVEGAKRQKTPNEIALTILLAALTIIFLLATVTLLPFSLYSVRAMGQGTPVTVTVLVALLVCLIPTTIGALLSAIGIAGMDRMVQANVIAMSGKAVEAAGDVDVLLLDKTGTITLGNRQATTFLPAEGVDAQALADAAQLSSLADETPEGRSIVVLAKEKYGLRARDIHEMGATFIPFTAQTRMSGVNLEGRQIRKGSSDAIEGYVISQGGHFSEFVRLNVETIARQGGTPLVVAEKAKVLGVIALQDIVKGGIKERFIELRRMGIKTVMITGDNPQTAAAVAAEAGVDDFLAQATPEAKLKLIRDLQSEGRLVAMTGDGTNDAPALAQADVAVAMNTGTQAAKEAGNLVDLDSNPTKLIEIVEIGKQLLMTRGALTTFSIANDVAKYFAIIPAAFATTYPALNTLNVMQLATPQSAVLSAVIFNALIIIALIPLALRGITYRPIGAELLLRRHLLIYGLGGMVVPFVGIKVIDLILVALHVAG from the coding sequence ATGAGTATGCCGACAAAAGCACATAAATCCCAGTCTCTTTTCGACACCGCCGTGGTGCGCCTTGCATGGCGCGAGGCCTTCGTCAAACTAGGTCCCCGTCATCAAGTCAAGAACCCAGTCATGTTTGTGGTGTGGATAGGAAGTATCTTGGCGACTCTTCTGTTTTTGCAGGGGATAGCCGGAGCAGGGGAGGCGCCGACGTGGTTCATTTTTGCCATTGCTCTCTGGCTCTGGTTCACCATCTTGTTTGCCAACTTTGCGGAAGCCATGGCGGAAGGTCGGGGCAAAGCGCAGGCCGATTCGCTCCGGCGTGCGCGCCGGGAACTCACGGCCAAGAGGCTTGGCGCCGTCAATCCTGGAAGCGAGCACTATGCCGTATGGAACCGACAGTTCCAGCGGCGCGATACGTTCAGCGTGGTGTCAGCGAATCAACTCAAGCAAGGAGATGTATTCCTGGTAGAGGCGGGAGATTTTATTCCCGCCGATGGCGAGATCATAGAAGGCGTGGCCTCGGTGAATGAAAGTGCCATTACCGGCGAGAGCGCACCCGTCATTCGGGAAAGCGGCGGCGACCGCAGCGCCGTTACGGGAGGCACGAAGATTCTATCCGACTGGCTCATCGTTCGTGTCACAGCCAGTCCAGGAGAAAGCTTCCTGGATCGAATGATCGCGATGGTAGAAGGAGCCAAGCGCCAGAAAACACCGAATGAAATCGCTCTGACGATTTTACTCGCAGCCCTGACGATCATTTTCTTGTTGGCCACCGTGACCCTGTTGCCGTTCTCTCTGTATAGCGTGCGAGCCATGGGGCAGGGGACACCGGTCACTGTCACCGTCTTGGTCGCGCTCTTAGTCTGCCTGATTCCGACCACCATCGGGGCGCTCCTCTCGGCCATCGGGATTGCCGGCATGGACCGCATGGTACAAGCCAACGTCATCGCGATGTCGGGGAAGGCCGTTGAAGCGGCGGGGGACGTGGATGTCCTCCTGCTGGATAAGACCGGCACCATCACGCTGGGGAATCGTCAGGCGACCACCTTCCTTCCGGCTGAGGGAGTAGACGCCCAGGCGTTGGCCGACGCCGCCCAGCTCTCTTCGTTGGCGGACGAAACGCCGGAGGGCCGCAGCATCGTCGTCCTAGCCAAAGAGAAGTATGGATTACGTGCCCGAGACATTCATGAGATGGGCGCCACATTTATTCCCTTTACTGCCCAGACGCGGATGAGCGGGGTCAATCTAGAGGGACGGCAGATCCGTAAAGGATCTTCGGATGCAATCGAGGGTTATGTGATCTCTCAGGGGGGGCACTTTTCTGAATTTGTCAGGCTGAACGTCGAGACGATTGCGAGGCAAGGAGGAACGCCCCTAGTGGTGGCTGAAAAGGCTAAGGTATTGGGGGTAATTGCGCTGCAAGACATCGTCAAAGGTGGGATCAAGGAACGATTTATTGAGTTGCGCCGGATGGGCATCAAGACCGTCATGATCACCGGCGACAACCCGCAAACAGCCGCCGCTGTAGCGGCCGAAGCCGGTGTGGATGATTTCCTTGCGCAGGCCACCCCCGAAGCCAAGCTCAAATTAATCCGTGATCTTCAATCCGAAGGCCGCCTCGTCGCCATGACCGGAGATGGAACAAACGATGCGCCGGCCCTGGCGCAGGCTGACGTCGCCGTCGCAATGAACACAGGGACCCAGGCGGCAAAAGAGGCGGGCAATCTGGTCGATCTGGATTCCAACCCTACAAAGCTCATCGAAATCGTGGAAATCGGCAAACAATTGCTCATGACTCGCGGCGCGTTGACGACCTTCAGTATCGCGAACGATGTGGCCAAATACTTCGCCATCATCCCAGCGGCCTTTGCCACGACCTATCCGGCGCTCAATACACTGAACGTGATGCAATTGGCGACTCCCCAGAGCGCCGTCCTCTCCGCGGTCATCTTTAACGCGTTGATTATCATCGCGCTCATCCCGCTTGCGCTACGAGGCATCACGTATCGACCCATTGGAGCAGAATTGCTGCTGCGGCGGCATCTCCTGATCTATGGATTGGGGGGTATGGTTGTGCCCTTCGTCGGCATCAAGGTTATCGACCTGATTCTCGTCGCCCTGCATGTTGCGGGATGA
- a CDS encoding Outer membrane protein: MDNAKAGNHDRGWRKPISRLLIALGLFATVPVCVAQESNQALKGIMAPIPGANHLTEAITTDWHYGAYVDVSYIGNFNFPDNHLWRSRTTAFHHNELSPNMGLAYVRKDASLSSRWGMELGFQGGRDTEEFAFLVGEKRVDGSDVLRHVSLANVSYLAPLGNGLMITTGLFNSLIGYESLYARDNFSYTRSWVADNTPYKMFGLNAQYPVSSDLTVTAFIINGYYHLSRPNNLPSYGARWAWKATPRLTLTQTLYGGPDQTNTSLEFWRLYGNHVLEWKGEDVTIAASFDVGTENIANRLGNPRAFVMGGAIVVRWHITGPWSVAVRPEFYWDRNGRWTGAEQFVKAITSTVEYKFPYKWTNTVVRVEHRYDDSTGVGGGFFKDGEIRPGVIGLVPGQHLLLAGVLLSFDSP, encoded by the coding sequence ATGGACAACGCGAAGGCCGGCAATCATGACCGCGGGTGGCGCAAGCCTATCAGCCGGCTGTTAATCGCCTTGGGGCTATTCGCGACGGTGCCTGTCTGTGTGGCTCAAGAATCGAATCAGGCGCTAAAAGGAATCATGGCACCCATACCTGGTGCAAACCATCTCACAGAAGCCATTACAACCGACTGGCACTACGGGGCTTATGTGGACGTAAGTTACATCGGCAATTTCAATTTTCCCGACAACCATCTCTGGCGCAGTCGCACCACAGCATTTCACCATAACGAGCTTTCGCCCAATATGGGTCTGGCGTATGTACGAAAGGACGCGAGCCTGTCCTCACGTTGGGGGATGGAGCTTGGCTTCCAAGGCGGCCGGGATACGGAAGAGTTTGCTTTTTTGGTGGGTGAAAAACGAGTCGATGGATCGGATGTGCTTCGCCATGTCAGTCTGGCGAACGTCTCGTATTTGGCTCCCCTCGGCAACGGGCTGATGATCACCACTGGTCTGTTTAACAGCTTGATAGGGTACGAATCTCTCTACGCGAGGGACAATTTCAGCTATACGCGATCATGGGTCGCGGATAACACGCCATACAAGATGTTTGGCCTCAATGCGCAATATCCGGTGAGTAGTGATTTGACGGTTACTGCCTTTATTATCAATGGATATTACCATTTGTCGCGTCCGAACAATCTGCCAAGCTATGGCGCACGATGGGCCTGGAAGGCTACACCCCGGTTGACGTTGACGCAAACCCTCTATGGAGGGCCGGACCAAACCAACACATCTCTGGAATTCTGGCGCTTGTACGGGAATCATGTCCTGGAATGGAAAGGCGAGGATGTCACGATCGCGGCGTCTTTCGATGTCGGAACCGAAAACATTGCTAATCGACTGGGGAATCCACGAGCCTTCGTCATGGGCGGCGCCATAGTAGTTAGATGGCATATCACTGGTCCTTGGTCTGTGGCGGTGCGACCAGAGTTCTATTGGGATCGGAACGGCCGGTGGACAGGAGCGGAACAGTTCGTGAAAGCCATCACGTCCACGGTCGAGTACAAGTTCCCGTACAAATGGACCAACACGGTGGTGCGAGTCGAGCACCGTTATGATGACTCAACCGGGGTGGGAGGGGGGTTTTTCAAGGACGGCGAAATCCGTCCCGGTGTTATCGGTCTTGTGCCGGGACAACATTTACTCTTGGCGGGAGTCCTTTTGAGCTTTGATTCACCGTGA
- a CDS encoding DNA-binding response regulator KdpE, producing the protein MSQDLTVLLIEDEPEIRRFLRTTLPAHGFRLHEAVTGKDGLTEAKARNPDLVLLDLGLPDLEGNEVIRQIREWTTTPIIVLSARDGEQAKVAALDLGADDYITKPFGVNELLARVRTALRHAARPGDGGESVFVLGDLKVDLGRRQVFVSEKEAHLTPIEYKLLTTLIRHAGKVLTHRQLLKEVWGPLHMDEGHYLRVYMRQLRNKLERNPAQPRYLVTELGVGYRLRTE; encoded by the coding sequence ATGTCACAGGATTTAACTGTACTCTTGATCGAAGACGAGCCGGAAATTCGTCGGTTTCTCAGGACAACCTTGCCCGCACATGGTTTCCGGCTCCATGAAGCCGTGACCGGCAAGGATGGTCTCACAGAAGCTAAAGCAAGGAATCCGGATCTCGTCTTGCTGGACTTAGGACTACCCGATCTCGAAGGAAACGAGGTGATCCGCCAGATAAGGGAATGGACCACTACGCCCATCATCGTACTGTCTGCTCGTGACGGGGAGCAGGCGAAAGTTGCGGCGCTTGATCTCGGTGCCGACGACTATATCACGAAGCCGTTCGGAGTGAACGAACTTCTCGCGCGGGTACGTACCGCGCTTCGTCATGCAGCCCGACCCGGTGATGGCGGCGAATCGGTATTTGTGCTCGGCGATCTGAAGGTAGATCTCGGGAGGCGGCAGGTGTTTGTTTCAGAGAAGGAAGCTCATCTCACACCGATCGAATACAAGCTGCTCACCACATTGATCCGACATGCCGGCAAAGTGTTGACCCACCGCCAGCTGTTGAAAGAAGTCTGGGGGCCGCTTCATATGGATGAAGGGCATTACTTACGGGTCTATATGCGCCAATTGAGAAACAAACTGGAACGCAATCCGGCCCAGCCGCGTTATCTTGTGACAGAGCTTGGAGTCGGATATCGGCTTCGGACAGAATGA